A single Candoia aspera isolate rCanAsp1 chromosome 7, rCanAsp1.hap2, whole genome shotgun sequence DNA region contains:
- the LOC134501138 gene encoding C-type lectin-like, giving the protein MINGWYRGGSKLELATRAEKQGPAGLLEPWGLHRERLPRKGWDAAGICASATERNALPPTPSLSSCFPTPFLLADLRTVCPPGTFAHRDGNQWYCYKFYEDRLTFQEAEEECQFRWKGHLASLTSDTQAKLVGTYVAKENIENAYVWIGLQRTPTSDQNTGWRWTDGTRSRYTSWNRGEPNNATGKELCVFLLPHSGYMKWNDKNCDFTTPFLCKWKPS; this is encoded by the exons ATGATTAATGGCTGGTACAGAGGGGGTTCCAAACTGGAACTGGCTACAAGAGCTGAGAAGCAGGGACCAGCTGGCCTCCTGGAGCCGTGGGGGCTCCATCGCGAGCGGCTTCCACGCAAAGGTTGGGATGCG GCTGGCATCTGTGCCAGCGCAACCGAGCGCAATGCTCTGCCCCCCACTCCCAGCCTATCCTCTTGCTTTCCCACTCCGTTTCTCCTGGCAGATCTTCGGACCGTCTGCCCTCCGGGCACCTTCGCCCATCGAGATGGAAACCAGTGGTACTGCTACAAGTTCTATGAAGATCGACTCACCTTTCAAGAGGCAGAG GAGGAGTGTCAGTTCAGGTGGAAAGGTCATCTAGCATCCCTAACAAGTGACACCCAGGCAAAGCTCGTTGGCACCTATGTCGCCAAAGAGAACATAGAAAACGCCTACGTCTGGATTGGGCTGCAACGAACCCCAACATCTGATCAG AATACTGGCTGGCGCTGGACGGATGGCACACGATCTCGGTATACCAGTTGGAACCGTGGTGAACCCAATAATGCAACTGGGAAGGAGCTTTGCGTATTTCTCCTTCCTCACTCAG GGTACATGAAATGGAATGATAAAAACTGTGACTTCACCACTCCATTTCTCTGCAAATGGAAACCCTCTTAA